One window of the Candidatus Hinthialibacter antarcticus genome contains the following:
- a CDS encoding SpoIIE family protein phosphatase: MTQTEERHSALIAERPVTVLLVDDQPMVGEAVRRMLEGDAEIQFHYCSDPSQAIPTAETISPTVILQDLVMPEIDGLTLLKYYRANAATRDVPVIVLSTKEEPKIKAEAFGFGANDYLVKLPDKIELIARIRSHSNAYVHMLQRNEAYQKLEEELSDAADYVKSLLPPPLTEGMIQTHWRFIPSTQLGGDAFGYHWLDDDHFALYLLDVVGHGVGAALLSVSIMNALRSATLPNVDFHNPGEVLNALNLTFPMDQQNGLIFTMWYGVLNRANHELVYASGGHPPALLYQPNQEPPDRLDSTGVIIGALARAQFETKRRTIQPGARLLLFSDGVYEVFKPNGSMMSFSDFVEITQESITSDESCLDAIQNTIQSLRGLDYFDDDYSMVEFMFADE, encoded by the coding sequence ATGACTCAAACCGAAGAACGTCATTCCGCATTGATTGCTGAGCGCCCCGTTACTGTGCTTTTGGTTGATGACCAGCCAATGGTGGGTGAGGCGGTGCGGCGTATGTTGGAAGGCGATGCGGAAATTCAATTTCACTATTGCTCCGACCCGTCTCAGGCGATTCCAACGGCGGAGACAATATCGCCGACGGTCATCTTACAAGATTTGGTCATGCCGGAAATCGACGGGTTGACCTTGTTGAAATATTACCGGGCGAACGCTGCGACGCGCGATGTGCCAGTGATTGTATTGTCGACCAAAGAAGAACCCAAAATCAAAGCCGAGGCCTTTGGTTTCGGCGCCAATGATTACTTGGTAAAATTGCCCGATAAAATCGAATTGATCGCCCGCATTCGCTCGCATTCAAACGCATACGTTCACATGCTGCAACGCAATGAGGCCTACCAAAAGTTAGAGGAAGAACTCTCAGACGCTGCTGACTATGTCAAATCGCTGCTGCCTCCTCCTCTCACCGAAGGGATGATCCAAACGCATTGGAGGTTTATTCCGTCCACGCAATTGGGCGGCGATGCGTTTGGCTATCATTGGTTAGATGATGACCACTTTGCGCTTTATTTGCTGGACGTGGTTGGGCATGGAGTCGGCGCAGCGTTGTTGTCGGTTTCCATTATGAACGCATTGCGTTCCGCAACTTTGCCCAATGTGGACTTTCACAATCCCGGCGAAGTGCTCAATGCGCTGAACCTTACCTTCCCGATGGACCAGCAGAACGGGTTGATTTTTACCATGTGGTATGGCGTCTTGAACCGCGCGAATCACGAGTTGGTCTATGCCAGTGGAGGCCATCCGCCGGCATTGTTGTATCAGCCCAATCAAGAGCCGCCCGACCGTCTCGATTCGACGGGCGTGATTATCGGGGCGTTGGCGCGCGCGCAGTTTGAAACCAAGCGACGCACCATTCAGCCCGGCGCGCGCTTGTTATTATTTAGCGATGGGGTGTATGAAGTCTTTAAACCGAATGGCTCAATGATGAGTTTTTCAGATTTCGTTGAGATTACCCAAGAGTCGATCACCAGTGATGAGTCATGCCTGGATGCGATCCAGAACACAATTCAATCGCTGCGAGGTCTCGATTATTTCGATGATGATTATTCTATGGTAGAGTTTATGTTCGCGGATGAATGA
- a CDS encoding chemotaxis response regulator protein-glutamate methylesterase → MRIGIVNDSTIAVEALRRLLQSKPDYDVAWIANDGKEAVQRTKEDKPDILLMDLVMPVMDGAQATRQIMRESPCAIIVVTGSVDSHVSKVFEALGNGALDAVATPVIGADGGSIGSQEFFDKLERIRKFIKGAPTKTNIEQHPDQFSLSPDAPRLVLIGASTGGPKAIAQVISHLPEDFNAAILIVQHVDSQFSEGLAKWLDDQTSLSVKTAKEGDWIEPRRIYLAGSEEHLVISHDHRLVFQVEPTETPYRPSIDVLFTSAAQRWDAPGAAVLLSGMGKDGAAGLLALRQAGWHTIAQDEATCVVYGMPKAAVALGAAVEELPLDQIASSLVNQLRISFA, encoded by the coding sequence ATGCGCATTGGTATTGTGAATGATTCTACGATTGCTGTTGAAGCGTTGCGGCGGTTGTTGCAATCAAAACCCGATTATGACGTGGCTTGGATCGCCAACGATGGCAAAGAGGCGGTCCAGCGTACGAAAGAAGATAAACCCGATATCCTTTTGATGGATTTGGTCATGCCGGTGATGGACGGCGCCCAGGCGACGCGTCAAATTATGCGTGAATCGCCTTGCGCGATTATTGTTGTCACTGGCTCCGTTGATAGCCATGTGTCAAAGGTCTTTGAGGCTTTGGGTAATGGAGCTCTTGATGCGGTCGCGACGCCGGTGATCGGGGCGGACGGCGGTTCTATCGGCAGCCAGGAATTTTTTGACAAACTGGAACGTATTCGGAAATTCATCAAAGGCGCGCCAACAAAAACAAACATCGAACAACATCCAGATCAATTTTCGTTGTCGCCTGACGCGCCTCGCCTGGTTCTGATTGGTGCGTCTACTGGTGGGCCAAAGGCGATTGCTCAGGTCATTTCTCATTTGCCGGAAGATTTTAACGCCGCGATCTTGATCGTCCAACATGTGGATTCTCAATTTAGCGAAGGCTTAGCCAAATGGCTCGACGATCAAACGTCTCTCTCCGTCAAAACGGCGAAAGAGGGCGATTGGATCGAACCCCGGCGTATCTATCTTGCCGGTTCAGAAGAGCATTTGGTGATTAGCCACGACCATCGTCTCGTATTTCAAGTGGAGCCGACCGAAACGCCCTACCGCCCTTCGATTGATGTGTTGTTCACGAGCGCGGCGCAGCGTTGGGATGCTCCCGGCGCGGCGGTGTTGCTTTCTGGAATGGGAAAAGATGGGGCGGCGGGCTTGCTGGCGTTGCGTCAGGCGGGGTGGCATACCATCGCGCAGGACGAAGCGACCTGCGTTGTCTATGGAATGCCTAAAGCGGCGGTTGCGTTGGGCGCCGCCGTCGAAGAATTGCCTCTCGACCAGATCGCTTCATCTTTGGTCAATCAATTGAGAATATCATTTGCCTAA
- a CDS encoding hybrid sensor histidine kinase/response regulator, with amino-acid sequence MNADDLSQFSMIDLFRQEVETHASALSDGLLKIESGADDPDLLRSLMRAAHSVKGAARIVQVELAEALAHAMEELFSAAIENETMLGRGACDLLLNCVDQLAQIAKATAGDFEQWKSNHTGEIDEHIQKLRDPSFATAPPQPSQTNEDGADENKIEPLTENESARDKDRFVRVSEQHLSRLLGLAGETLVETRWLRPFSDSLLKLRHAQTEVSTTVERLKIFADSNPSGAPYAYPLQEIDEQLNECRNAVTNLYNDFELHARRTVRTSNNLYRSVVASKLRPFTDGVRPFPRMVRDIAQSLGKKVKFKIDGHQTQVDRDILEKMESPLNHLIRNAIDHGIETPPERASAGKPETGVIHISATHRSGFLIVQIEDDGRGIGYDSIRRKVIKKGLAPEEMVEKLTEAELMEFLFLPGFSTSDTVTEISGRGFGLDVVHNAIREVGGLVRAFSTPGKGMRFELQLPLTLSIVRALLVEIAGEPYAFPVARIDRVLHVERERIERIEDQPFVTVNERHIGLVSARQALELDDASGEENEWPVVLLSDRFRSYGLVVDRILEVRRLVVRTLDPRLGKVADISAATLLDDGTPALILDVDDLLRTIDDILSGGRLKKFDQNQQTTLAQIKKRVLVVDDSLTVREVERQLLLNHGYDVETAVDGIDGWNALRRGEFDLVVTDVDMPRLNGFELVQRIKQDERLRSMPVMIVSYKDREQDRRQGMEAGADYYLTKSSFHDETLLQAVDDLIGEAD; translated from the coding sequence TTGAACGCGGACGACCTGAGCCAATTTTCTATGATCGACTTGTTTCGCCAAGAGGTGGAAACCCACGCCTCTGCGTTGAGCGACGGCTTGTTGAAAATTGAGAGCGGCGCTGATGATCCTGACCTCTTGCGCTCACTAATGCGCGCCGCCCATTCCGTCAAAGGCGCGGCCCGCATCGTGCAGGTAGAACTGGCTGAAGCCCTGGCGCACGCCATGGAAGAATTATTCAGCGCGGCAATTGAAAATGAAACCATGCTTGGACGCGGCGCTTGCGATTTATTGCTCAACTGCGTCGACCAACTGGCGCAAATCGCCAAGGCGACGGCGGGCGATTTTGAGCAATGGAAGAGTAACCACACCGGCGAGATTGATGAACATATTCAGAAGTTACGCGACCCCTCTTTCGCAACCGCGCCTCCGCAACCGTCTCAAACAAACGAAGACGGCGCCGATGAGAATAAGATTGAGCCGCTGACCGAAAACGAGAGCGCGCGTGATAAAGACCGCTTCGTTCGCGTATCCGAACAACATCTATCCCGGTTGTTAGGGTTGGCCGGAGAAACCTTAGTCGAGACCCGTTGGCTCCGGCCATTTTCTGACTCATTGTTAAAACTTCGTCATGCGCAGACGGAGGTTTCTACCACAGTTGAGCGATTAAAAATTTTTGCCGATTCAAACCCAAGCGGCGCACCCTATGCGTATCCGTTGCAAGAGATTGATGAACAATTAAACGAATGCCGCAACGCGGTTACAAATTTATACAATGACTTTGAACTCCACGCGCGCCGTACCGTGCGGACTTCAAATAACCTGTATCGCAGCGTCGTTGCCAGTAAGTTGAGGCCGTTCACCGATGGGGTTCGCCCGTTTCCCCGAATGGTGCGCGACATCGCCCAAAGTTTAGGCAAAAAAGTTAAATTCAAAATTGACGGGCATCAGACGCAGGTTGATCGCGACATCTTAGAGAAAATGGAATCGCCGTTGAACCATTTGATTCGAAACGCGATTGACCACGGCATCGAAACGCCGCCAGAACGGGCTTCCGCTGGTAAGCCGGAAACAGGCGTGATTCATATTTCCGCGACGCACCGTTCTGGATTTTTGATTGTGCAGATTGAAGACGATGGGCGGGGAATCGGTTACGATTCCATCCGTCGAAAAGTCATCAAAAAAGGCCTTGCGCCCGAAGAGATGGTCGAGAAACTGACGGAAGCGGAATTGATGGAATTTTTGTTTCTGCCTGGATTTTCGACCTCAGACACGGTGACTGAAATCTCCGGGCGCGGCTTTGGTTTGGATGTCGTCCACAATGCGATTCGTGAAGTTGGCGGATTGGTGCGCGCTTTTTCAACGCCGGGCAAAGGAATGCGCTTTGAATTACAACTTCCGCTGACCTTGTCGATTGTTCGGGCGCTGCTGGTCGAGATTGCTGGCGAGCCGTATGCGTTTCCGGTTGCGCGCATTGACCGCGTGTTGCATGTCGAACGCGAGAGAATCGAGCGAATCGAAGACCAACCTTTCGTGACGGTAAACGAGCGCCATATCGGTTTGGTTTCAGCGAGGCAGGCGCTTGAGTTAGATGATGCCAGCGGAGAAGAAAACGAATGGCCGGTGGTCTTGCTCAGCGACCGTTTTCGCTCGTATGGCTTGGTGGTCGACCGCATTCTTGAAGTACGCCGTCTGGTGGTTCGCACATTAGACCCGCGATTGGGCAAAGTCGCGGACATTAGCGCGGCGACGTTGTTGGATGATGGGACGCCAGCGCTCATTCTTGATGTTGATGACTTACTGCGAACCATCGACGATATTTTGAGCGGCGGCCGCTTGAAGAAATTTGATCAGAACCAACAAACAACGCTTGCGCAAATTAAAAAACGGGTCTTGGTTGTAGATGACTCGTTAACAGTGCGCGAAGTCGAACGTCAGCTACTGTTGAATCACGGCTATGACGTTGAGACCGCCGTCGACGGCATCGACGGTTGGAACGCGCTGCGGCGTGGTGAGTTTGATTTGGTGGTGACAGACGTTGACATGCCCCGGCTCAATGGATTTGAACTTGTGCAGCGAATCAAACAGGACGAGCGCTTACGGTCGATGCCTGTGATGATTGTTTCATACAAAGATAGAGAACAAGACCGTCGCCAGGGGATGGAAGCCGGCGCGGATTATTATCTAACCAAGAGCAGTTTTCATGATGAAACGCTCTTGCAAGCGGTAGATGATCTGATAGGTGAGGCCGATTGA